In Equus przewalskii isolate Varuska chromosome 22, EquPr2, whole genome shotgun sequence, the following proteins share a genomic window:
- the LOC103567851 gene encoding interferon omega-2 gives MALLPSLLTALVVISYGPGGALGCDLPQNHILVSRKNFVLLGQMSRISSAICLKDRKDFRFPQDMADGRQFPEAQATSVLHEMLQQIFSLFHTERSSAAWNTTLLDELCTGLLRQLEDLDTCLEQEMGEEESALGTVRPTLAVKRYFRGIHLYLKEKKYSDCAWEIVRMEIMRSFSSSANLQGRLGMKDGDLGSP, from the coding sequence AtggccctcctgccctctctcttgACGGCCCTGGTGGTGATCAGTTATGGTCCTGGTGGAGCTCTGGGCTGTGACCTGCCTCAGAACCACATCCTGGTTAGCAGGAAGAACTTCGTGCTTCTGGGTCAAATGAGCAGAATCTCCTCCGCAATCTGTCTGAAGGACAGAAAAGACTTCAGGTTCCCCCAGGACATGGCGGATGGCAGGCAGTTCCCAGAGGCCCAGGCCACGTCTGTCCTCCACGAGATGCTCCAGCAGATCTTCAGCCTCTTCCACACAGAGCGCTCGTCTGCTGCCTGGAACACGACTCTCCTGGACGAACTCTGCACGGGACTCCTTCGGCAGCTGGAAGACCTGGACACCTGTTTGGAgcaggagatgggagaggaagaaTCTGCCCTGGGAACTGTGCGCCCTACACTGGCCGTGAAGAGGTACTTCCGGGGGATCCATCTCtacctgaaagagaagaaatacagtgACTGTGCCTGGGAGATTGTCCGAATGGAAATCATGAGATCCTTCTCTTCATCAGCAAACCTGCAGGGAAGATTAGGAATGAAGGATGGAGACCTGGGCTCACCTTGA